The stretch of DNA CCCACccactgcccacagcccctgctgccctcctggctTGGGGACCAGGGGATGTCCAGGTTAACAATGCCTTTTTTCACTCAGCAGCTCTTGCACAAGGTGAGAAGGGAGCTCGTGGGAATGCTCAGGCATGCTGGCCATAAACTTCAGGCTATAAATGCATCTTCCCTCATACCCATTTTACCACAGGGAAATCCTGAGCAGGACACAAATATTCTCTCTGACTTTACCagctttcccttctgcttttttcaacaTAATCACATCCACTGATTTCTTCTTGTTTGCAGGTCTTGTTTGCAGCTGGAAGCTCAAAAcactatttattttctgtatgaGTTCCTAATCTGGAAATGGATCTAATTTGCTTTACCAAATTACAAGTGAATTAAGATGAACACATTGTGCTGTGTCCGGATCCATAGTGGTGCTTTCATGAAACAGGAAAAACCACATTTGTCACTGCtgggattttcttctttcctcagTATCATTAACTCCATGTTcccaaaaaaatataaaaacatctCCATAAATGACAGTGTTTTTTTCTTGGGGCAGAAGttgaggagccagagctgcatCTGTTTCACATCTTTCATCCTTTCAGCCCCTTCAGAATATCCCTGCCCACACCTGCAGTACTCTTCCCTTGCAGTCCCTCCCCTTGCTCTTGGACACATTTTGATTATTTGCAATATTGCATTTGATAGTATTGCTAAGTGGTtctgaaaattttccttttggcaACTGCTTCTTCACTtttgaatggattttttttccttacctgTAAATCAGCTTTAGGGCCTTGCATGTCTAAGGAGAGTAAATACCCCACAGCTCCAAATGAAACAAGTATTTTGCATTTCCATTTCCTGACccatcaggaagaattttgtGCAAAATGCAGGAGAAATGTCAGAGTGATAAAACAGCATTGGTTGTGGTTCTTCCTCTGGTTAGGACAGTTGGTGTTATGGAAAACATTCAGTACTATCCAGACTTTGTGGAGGGCAAATACTTTATAGGTATCACTACATTTTAATGACAATTTTACTGACTGACAAATACTACCTCAGCTGAGATTTTTGTTATAATTTCTTAGTTTACTGTTTTAAACCTGAAGCATAtctgaagtattttttctttgctagGAAAGTTTGCAGTCTGCATGTGAGATGGACTCCCTATACTGCATTTATAGGTACAGACATCAACTTTATTTTCCTGCCACCAAACCACATTTATTTTGAGTTGTGGTAAACACTGCTCCTTTTCATAAAATCTGTTTAAAGCAACTGATTTGCAAGATTATTTTGGAGCTGAGAACAATTAAGAACTCTAACAGCTTAACCAGCTGTGATAATTAGCACTCTCTAAGCCTGTCTTTGGGGAAATACAGCACACTGTCTTATTTTAGTTCTTCCATAGTAGGACTGAGAAAACAATGTAAATAACCAGTGTtctcctgagcagctccttgGGATGGGGAGCCTGGGGCAGAGTCAGGGCTGGGTGTGAGCTGCCCCAGCGGTGATTTGTGCCCGCCCAACTCCCAGGGTGTGTCATTTTGGTAATCACAGCTGATAAATTCAACTCGTCATCATGATGTAAGCAAAGCCTGTTGTCAGTAGGGTGGAAGTGCGTGCTGCTCCCTTCTGAGAGGAAGGGCTGGTTTTACTTTACCaagtcccagcagcagcctgtggacTCCTGGCCAGGCTGGCGGGGCAGTGGGGCTCCagggcagggtgctggggaggttgctggggcacagccagagggtggctgggctggtcctgtgccctgccagagctgctggcagcagagcaaagAACGCCCAGGACACGGCTTGGCAGACGGCTGATCCAGGTGGGTGGAAAGCCCTTGGTCACTGTTGGGTGCTGCAGCATGGAGGGAAAGGGTATTTGCAGGAAAGGGTGAGAAAATGAGCTCATTCTCAGCCATGGCTGAGGTACTGCAGGGCTCTGagtcctggggcagggagctcACCCAGAGCTCTGACCAGCACAGTGCACAGAGGTAAAGCTTTTTCTATTATATAGCTGTTCTCCTATGGCAGCAAATACCAACTGATGCTTCATGCCAGGAAATCTgtcaattaaaacaaataaatgttcCTTCTCTTACCCAGCTGCCAGGTCTCCAGAGGAAGATCAGTGCTTGTCCCTgagtgtgcagggctggtgcaAGTGGAGGATTTGCTCCCCTctgcttcctgctctgctccttgccaggttacagccacagctgtgtgtgcttgtgccaggcactgccctgGATTATGAGCCAGAGAACAGGCATGGGCTGCTCCCACATGAACAAGCTTCCTGCTATGGACAGAATTTCTCTTTGCACCATCACTTTCTTGGCTGTGCCTTTGCAGACCCCTCACCCTAGGAAAGCTGGGCTGCATGggcctgcctgtgctcctgtggGATGGCTGGGGGTCTCCAGCTTCCCTAAGCTTCTGGGGCTTTGTCCTTGTCTTCCTTGGGATGGAGCATCTGCTTTGAGCAAGTGTACTGCTTGCTGCAGATTTGATTCTGGCACTTGCTGATGTAGCTCTCCTGGTCTCACTGTACCTTGTGGGAGAAataggagaagaaaggagacaATTTACCTGGACCAAGATTTACAATTGGGATTTTTCAGCCACTTACAAGTCCTGGCATacatgagcagctctggggccaaGGCACTTACTATAATTTCACCAGCTCAACACAGGCAGGAAGAAATTCTCTCCATGcctgttctgcagcagcagtgatttCCTTTCAGCTAAGTACCAGCAATCCAGCAACTGGCAGGGAGTGAGGATGCCGAGGCTGGAGACATCTTCATGTCCATCTCATCCTGCCCATCCTGGTCACAAATGCCAGTTCCCAACCCAAGCCCCACATTTGCACAGGGCATTGTAGTGTGGGTGCACCTACCTGGATGTAAGTACTGGGTGAGCTGTCTCAGCTGCCCTGCAAACACCACTTGTACACTGCAAAAGCCAGGGTTTGAACCAGCCATTGCTTACTGCGTTTTCAGGATCTCTCTGCCACTGTCCTTGTTGTTGGCTGTTATTGGGCTTGTTTCCATCAAGAGGAGCCAGAGTCCTTTTCTCACCGTGCTGTGGGTGACAGCATGCAAATGGCATCACCGTGGTAGCCTGATGGGGTGTAATGTATCATCATTAGAGCTCAGTAATGCGGTACCCAGCTTGCATGAGAACAACTGCCAGTCTCCCACCAGGCTGCATTTCAGCAGATATCATCTCTCCATCAGTGATTTCAGGAGAAGCTGTGGAGGAGTGAGCTGCTTGTGCCGCTGGCAGTTTGCTTAACTCACTGGTTGGGCCGTTTAAAAGCAAGATGCTCACAGGGTGAGATGTTGCTGTGGGCTCAGGGACTTCAGCCCCACATCATTTGCCCTCTTAATCAGGAAGTTTAGAAGagattttttactttaaaacctACCAAAATTAAACGGAAGAAAGTCAAATTAAATAAGCTGCAAATGTAACAAAGGTTCTCACACCACCTGCTGAGACTTTTTGATGTTAGAAAGCACATTTAGCTTACACAGAATAGAAAagtgtaattttaaattttcagtcCTTTTCCCTCTGTACCAAcagctcttttcccttcttGAAGCTCAGCTCATTGCTTTGTAGAAAATCTCTTACAGGTAAAGAACCTTTCAGGAATGAAAGAAAGCCTACAAATTTTGATAAAAAGGTGCTGATATGGTCGGGACACTTTAAAAAGGAGGAGGACATTCCCAGGCACATTTCATAAGTGGACATGTCAGAATGATTCTTTTGGCTGTGAACATACAGATTGAGACCCCAGCCTGCATtacccagagctgtgctcttgTGGAGTTAGTGCCTCCCCCATGCTGGTGTCCAAAAATAGCTGTAAATAATTGTAACTCTTGTAACTTTTTGTCATTCCCTGTGAGGTAAACTGGATTTGCTTATTTTAGTTATCACAATTTCAGACTAAGCTGAAGTATCTTTTGCAAGACAAGTGGCTTTAAAACTCAGAAGCCACCATAATAAGACATCATTCAATCTGAGTTTTTACATgcttttctgggttttattGATCAGTGATTAATAATGCTGCATCAATTTTAATTAGAAGCTGAGGCTACATACAGCTTTGTTGACAGACCTGTGCAAAGAGTTCCTCCTGTATGGGCTGTGGTTTCACCTCCTTGCTGAGATGTTTTGTTAAAGGATTATCACTCAATTTTGGAATCCCAATGCTTCTGACTTGTGACATCCTGGGGTCACCTCCAGCTGTCCTTCCCCTTGCAGGTGTGAGTAAATCCTGGATATAATTTCAGGGATGGCTCATTGCCATGCTGCAGTTCCTTGCAAACATGAATTGTTGGGTATATGCCAGGAGTTACTCGTGGAAGGTGGTGGAGATTTCCAGTGATGGatggggctgttcagctgcgTGGGAAGAAAACTCCTGGATGGTGCAGCTGTGTGCTCTGACCCAGCTGTGTGCTCTCACCAGCCTCCCACCACAGGCAGATGCTCATAGGGCTGGTGCCAactgcctggcagagctgtgctgtgcttttgATTCCCTGAGGGTGGCATTGCCTGGCCCTGGTGGCATGGCCCCAGTGcctcctggtgctgcacagcaccccagggcctgccctgcagctcccaaaggTTGGCCCTTTGTTATTATAGTGGAAAGattttcctgtccctgtcatTTTACAGGCTTTCACTCTCTCACACAATAAAAGAACACAGGAGAGCAAAAGTTTTTAATCCTGTTATTACTGATGGCTTTTGACCTAAATCTTTTCCCCAAGGCTAATTTTTAGTCCTCCTTTAAGTAGCTGCAGAAAGAGAAGGCTGAACCCCATTATTGTACATTGACAGGAAGTAGCTGCAAGACTTGAGCATTCCTTACCCCTCTCCCCATGATCCCATTTcacacaggctgctgcagaatGAAAAATTTGCTCTGTCCTCCACAGGTCTGAGGTCCTGGACACTGCAAGGAGCATTGCCAGGGTAAAGGTTTGCTATGTCATGATTGCACTgactgtgctgggctgtgtgaccaTGATCATCTCAGGCAAAGAAGTGAGTATTGTTTCTGGGGGTACTGGTTCACTTAACGCATGGTCTGTGTGTGTTCTTTGGAAATAAGCACCTGGGTGACAGAGAGGTTTGAGAATAGGTACGCATGAGCAATGTATGCACAAGATCTGTATCACCCCTTCTCCAGAGGAGACACTGGCATTGGAAAGCACAATCTGCTGATTAATGTGTTGCTCCTGACCCACTCTGCCATGAACCTGTGCAGTGCAATGCTCTCTATGATGGTGTCTCAACAGGAGGCTGGGCCAAAGGCAATGGAATAGTTCAGACAGTGTCACTGGGACCTGGTTCTGCCTGACATCTGACAGCCACGAGGCTCCTGTggtcctgcctgcccagcctggatgCCACCACAGGCACCAAAAGCTGTGACTCTTCTCCCTGTCCCACACCACTGCTGGGTCTCCAGTTTGACTTGCAAGTCCCGGTGCACCTGTAATCAATTTACAGCATAATTCTGCTGCTAATCAGAGCTGCAAATGCTGAAAATGTGGTATAACAAGGAAACAGATTAACTTCTATCACTGGAAAATATCAAAATGGACAGTGAGGTGTCAAGGAATTGGTGCAGATGTGGGGAAATTTAGTGGTGGCAATTGTGTGCAGGCAATGATTTCCACCAAATTGTTTCCAGGCTGCCAAGAAGGATCAGACTCTGCTGAGGGTGAATGCAGAGAAGAAGGCCAAATGGAGGGCTGAAGTGGAGAAAGGTCAGGAGGCAGCTGTCAGGAAGTCACAATGATTTggaacagatttattttaacaTAAGAAGATAAGTGATTTCCACATGTGGCATATGGACCTGTCTTCGTTTAACTCTTAAGAGCTTTTTCACTGAAACTCTCAGAGCAAAGACTTCACTGCTTAAAAACTGCTCCATGCAAAGTGGGAACCTCCTATGGAAATAAACTGCTTTTTGTGGCTTCTGGTCTTTGGCACCAGGCCCAGCTCATATACAAAGATCTCTTTTAAACTGCAAAGTGTGGAAAGGACAAATGCAGGACTCCCCAGCTCAGGATCAGCTTTtcatggtgctgctggtgctcaggTCTCCTCCAATCCAATCATTGCTCCCAGTGATTGTCATGAAAGTTGTCTAGCTCTTGCTTAGCAGTGATTTTAGTCCAGAGTAATTGTTAATACATGGTTTGCTAAAACTGAATTCTTTTTAATCATCATAGTTCATTGACTCATAATAAAACAGCTGTCCAATTACATCTAAAACAAACACATCTCTTCACAGCTTCATTTAGAGTGTCACCAAACTCTCTGGGATTATGTTTAACAGATGGGAGAAGTCCTAATGAGATATTGGAAATTACATTTTCACAAAGTGACTTAACTTCAAGACAGGCCCCAGTTCATGCCTGTGGGTGCTGATGCTCTGATCCCTCAAGTGTCACATGTAACCCCTCAGGACCTGTAATGCTGCTGGTGGAGCTGGATGCGCTgcatggagtgcccagggacACAGCATGGCAAAACCCAGCCAGTctgacccagctgctgcaggagatgctgcagccatgctcagccctggggcagtGTCCTGAGCATCGCACTGGGGCTGGCCTTTCCAAGGTTATTACTTGGAGCAGTCACACTTGCACTCCAGGGGAGTTTGGAAGCTCCTGCTCGGGTCTCTGTGGTTTATTGTGTCAGAAATCAAATCCATTTATTGCTGAAGTGTCACTGCACAAACAAGCTGCTGGCAAAGCTGGGCTGAGGCACTGGCAGGTGGGCAGCAGATGTTGGGCTCTGGGACTCCATCTCCTGTGCCTGTGGCTTTTGGGCAGTTTTTTCCCTCTGGTGCTTCTTAGGAGCACTTCTGCCCATGCTGCACACCTGTTTAGGGTGAGGGGATGTTACCTCTGTCACATCTCCAGGCTTGCAGGCCTTGTTTCTGACTCACAACCCCATGCAGTACAGTTCACCAAAAATGATGTCTGCTCCCTGTAGTATTCCTCACAAAGCACATCTCAGGGAAGTGAAATAATGGTCTAGGACAAGTAGAGAGTGAATAAGTCTCTGCTGAGAAGGCACTTTTGCTTCACAGGTAATATGGGCTCTTTCATTTTATATGACCTGGTTTTCTTGGTTGGTGCAATAAATTGCAAGAATTACCTCAAAGTTAGTGCTCATTTGGGGATAAACTTAAAGAGCTTGCTCAGTCTCTtagtttatatatttttaaaattcttaaattACTTTAATGTGCCCTTTTCCAGAAGGTGTATGTAACAATTAAA from Ammospiza nelsoni isolate bAmmNel1 chromosome 15, bAmmNel1.pri, whole genome shotgun sequence encodes:
- the LOC132080181 gene encoding LOW QUALITY PROTEIN: protein FAM162A-like (The sequence of the model RefSeq protein was modified relative to this genomic sequence to represent the inferred CDS: substituted 1 base at 1 genomic stop codon); its protein translation is MIAAGSRAKNAQDTAWQTADPGKEPFRNERKPTNFDKKVLIWSGHFKKEEDIPRHISXVDMSEVLDTARSIARVKVCYVMIALTVLGCVTMIISGKEAAKKDQTLLRVNAEKKAKWRAEVEKGQEAAVRKSQ